In Geobacter anodireducens, a genomic segment contains:
- a CDS encoding GTPase, with protein MTRKRIIIMGAAGRDFHNFNCCFRDNPACRVVAFTATQIPYISDRRYPAELAGKLYPRGIPIFPEEQLEELIRRLRAEQVVFAYSDVAHERLMHTASRVLACGADFTLPGPDATMLASRLPVASVCAVRTGCGKSQVVRYFCDILRERGIRPVVVRHPMPYGDLAAQAVERMESMADLDRFRCTIEEREEYEHLLDHGAIVYAGVDYQRILRRAEKEAAVIIWDGGNNDLPFFRPDLEIVVADPLRPGHETSWYPGEVNLRRAAVVVVNKVNAAEPAAVAAVEEAARSVNPSAALVRTESVITVADGERIRGKRVLVIEDGPTITHGSMPSGAGLAAARQYGAAEVVDPRPWAAGSLREVYAAWPHIGPVLPAMGYSPAQVADLTRTIDTVPCDLVIAATPIDIARLTGTGRPVLRAFYNVVEGEGAPLRRTFETFLNTWQATSRPASPPPEAC; from the coding sequence ATGACGCGGAAACGGATCATCATCATGGGGGCGGCCGGCAGGGACTTCCACAACTTCAACTGCTGCTTCCGGGACAACCCGGCCTGCCGGGTGGTGGCCTTCACCGCGACCCAGATCCCCTACATCAGCGACCGGCGCTACCCGGCGGAACTGGCCGGAAAGCTCTACCCCCGCGGCATTCCCATTTTCCCCGAAGAGCAGTTGGAGGAGCTCATCCGCCGCCTCAGGGCGGAGCAGGTGGTGTTCGCCTACAGCGACGTGGCCCATGAGCGCCTGATGCACACGGCCTCCCGCGTGCTGGCCTGCGGGGCCGATTTCACCCTGCCGGGGCCCGATGCCACCATGCTCGCGAGCCGGCTCCCGGTGGCCTCGGTCTGCGCGGTGCGCACCGGCTGCGGCAAGAGCCAGGTGGTCCGCTACTTCTGCGATATCCTGCGGGAGCGGGGCATCCGTCCCGTGGTGGTCCGCCATCCCATGCCCTACGGCGACCTGGCCGCCCAGGCCGTGGAGCGGATGGAGAGCATGGCCGACCTGGACCGCTTCCGGTGCACCATCGAGGAGCGGGAGGAGTACGAGCACCTCCTGGACCATGGGGCCATCGTCTACGCCGGGGTGGACTACCAACGGATTCTGCGGCGGGCGGAAAAGGAGGCGGCGGTCATCATCTGGGACGGGGGGAACAACGATCTCCCCTTCTTCCGCCCCGACCTGGAGATCGTGGTGGCTGACCCCCTGCGTCCCGGCCACGAGACTTCCTGGTATCCGGGAGAGGTGAACCTGCGCCGGGCGGCAGTGGTGGTGGTGAACAAGGTGAATGCCGCCGAACCGGCGGCCGTGGCGGCGGTGGAGGAGGCGGCCCGGAGCGTGAACCCGTCGGCTGCGCTGGTGCGGACGGAATCGGTCATCACCGTGGCGGACGGGGAGCGGATCAGGGGAAAGCGGGTGCTGGTTATCGAGGACGGCCCCACCATCACCCACGGCTCCATGCCATCGGGCGCCGGGCTTGCCGCGGCCCGCCAGTACGGCGCCGCGGAGGTGGTCGACCCGCGCCCCTGGGCGGCTGGCTCGCTGCGGGAGGTCTATGCCGCCTGGCCCCACATCGGGCCGGTCCTCCCGGCCATGGGCTACAGCCCCGCCCAGGTGGCCGACCTGACCCGGACCATCGACACGGTGCCGTGCGACCTGGTGATTGCCGCCACCCCCATCGACATCGCCCGCCTCACCGGCA